aTCCATTGGTAAAAATCAAATTCGAGTAGACTTTGATATCATTAAggggaaacccaaaaattaaaaaacaaaaatagatactagtatatactatatatgTATTTAATATGATAGAGCCCCCTGGATGAAGCAATTTACATAAATGTATGggattatttattgtttaataCTAGTGAATACACGTATGTATGAAACTCATAATAATTATTGTATGACCACCATGCTTCTCCCGCCAATTCATTATTGCTGCCGggaaaattaatttattcttttttttttttttggtaagagaaaattaatttattcgTACGTTGGTACTGTAATTAtaactttaaattaaaaaaagtcaaGTCATCAAATTTTGACGGCATTTACTACGTTTGTGTAAAATGAAGATGATGGTGCTATTGCCACGTAACGTGTTACCCGGGTCATAACTCTTTGTGACAAAGTATAGGTCACAGACCAATGATTAACATCATTTATAGCAATCTGACGATTGAGGATGGGCTGTGAGGAAGTATGGGGTGTGAGGTTAGGAAGAGAATAGGTGAGCCTAGGAAGTTTCGCTATCTGATAATCTATCACCGAGGATGGGCCAGTGTGATTGGCAAAAAAGGCATGGACCCCATTTCCACCTCTTAACTTAATAACTGTGACCTCTCTGACTTGTCTCTCGGCTCAATTTCCGATTTGCTTAACAACTCTCTTACTCTCACTTGCATTCATGTGCGTTGCACCATCAAGATTGGGCAGCCAGAGTACCACGTGCACCATGAATTGAACCATATATTTGTACAAAAATTATGCCACATTTTCCATTAAGAAATAAACATGCAAAGAGTTTAGGATCGCATTGTCTCAATTTAAAGGCGTAGTAAGCGATTTTTGGATTacttttttctaaatattagTAGTGAACTCATGTGTAACcattggaggaaaaaaaaaaaaaaattatgcgcCGGGTGCATAAGCTATCTCTTTCATTGATAGGTGGCCTCACACTTGTGAGATCTACTTGTCAGTGAGAGAGATGTCTCATGCGCCGGGTGAATGAGATACTCTCTCACCACTAGTGAATGTGACTTAACGGTAAGAAACTCTCCAAATCTCCATTTGCTCGATGATTTGAGTctcagtttataaaaatataagacaCAAGTAGTAGTATGCCCTGTTATAAACTGGTGGTATCCTCTAACTTACTTAACCTATTCCTTGGGGCGTGGGGCAATGATTACATGCGCGAACCCTCTCTTTTAtggttcctcaaaaaaaaaaaaaaaaaaatcatttgtaaATAGTGTAATTCAATTACAAGTTAACACTTATATAAGTTGTAGAAAAGTATATAATCTTAGAAGAGTACATAAACATgagataaataataataagatgattaattaaaaaaaaaggaaaagaaaaggaaattgaaaggTAGAGAACGTGAGAAAAATACGTTGACTTGTGTCCGGTTAGCTCTCTTTATTATCGAAGGGAATAAAccttatgaaaattatatagaGTTTGATtgtgtatttattattttcttcatggATTTCATTGTTATGATATAAATTTCTATTATTGAAAGAAACTTATAGAATTTCATAACCCCTAAAAGCCCAACCCCATTTGTATCTTTCCTCAATTTTGATGCAATTGGCTTTATCTTATGTTGGTACTTTAGCGGATGATGATATAAAATAGGAAGCATGATTTTTCAagaatatttctttttgttttgttgctaAAGGATTGCAACTCCACGGCACTTGCTTGAGCTGTTGCTACTCAGTTTAATTAGAGCAGGCACGATAGTATGGCTTGAGGATTGTTGTAATGTTTTATTTACCTTATACAATGAAGCACAAGATTTTAGTGGGCCACTCTTCCAAGAACTGCATTGGAATATCTGTAATCCACAAAGAACCACTCAATTGGAGTGGTATTGATGTGATGCCGGCTAAAActtcttcaacatttaagtaTAAACTCACAAATCTTGAATATTCAGTTTATAACTAGTACTAGGATTTTTCTCTTATAACTTTAAAATGGGTGTGACTTGATGTTTATATAGAACTTAGGTTCAAACATGATCTTATAAAAAATCctctatttttcttaattggGGTGTGTGCGATGTAATGGTCTTGATGATGggcaaaaatttcaagattaatGCTCATAATAGGAGATCATGGGTTGGTGGGCGAGGATCTTGCCCCTTTACTCAATGAATTGCACATTTTCTATATTGGGGAAATTCGTCATTCTCTCATTGCACATTTCATCATAAATGCAAATATGCTAGATGACTAAAAAATGTAGGAACAGGTCAAACTAGATGAGTGATTCCCATCTGCTCATGTATCACTAGGGGTATATATTTCCATttgaattaaataattattaatttttttaagatgaaaAAATTTGTCCCTTTCTTTGGAATTTAATTTTGATGATTAAGTCTTAGTCTGATTTAGCTTTTATATTTTGGACTTTTTGAAAGAGTGGCGTTTTGGAATTGTGACTTCCAGGAAGCAAcgtgaaaaagtgaaaaacacgTTTCATGAATCCTTAAACATATGACTTTTTTGggtctaaaaagtaaaaacaaataagCAATGAATCTTCTTGtacatatataacaaaaattaacacACTTGAACAAAGAAGGAAGTCTGAGACAATCTTATAACATAGTAATTTTTTctaatcaataaaagaaaaattaagaaatgaaaTCCCTTAACAATAGGTGGAACAAGAATCCCTTTCCACAaacttatcaaaaacaaaaatatcgACTTATTAGGAGATAAATATCTGTCtcccaaaaaatcaaaacaaaaacaatcaaaactcCCTCCAACAAAAATCATATAGATACGGCGGCAACCAACGGACCAAGTCAAAGGTGTCAAACTCAACCTCAAAACTCAAACCTCTGCGACAGTGTCCACCACGCTCCAAAACTCGCGTCTGAACCcacctcctctctctctctctgtgtcatTGATATTGTATttcttcaatctctctctctctctctctttctctgtcatTGATAGTGTATttcttcaatctctctctctctctctagtacACTACGGTCTCTCACACAAACCCATCTATCTCTCTTTATCGCTTTCTCTGTGAGTTTCTCTGTCTCTGTGTGTTTTGTTAGCGAAAAAAGCTATGAAGGCTTCAGATAACGACCCCATAACCCTCTCGACCCAACTCCTATCCACACTCCTAAACCAAATCTCACAGACACAAAGCTTCAAAGGCAAATGGGGTCTGATCAAAACCAAGCTAAACGACCTCCAAACCCAACTCACAGACTTCACCGACTTCCCAAACTCTCGTTCAAACCCACTCTCTCTCGACCTCCTTTACTCCATTTCCCACACTCTTAACGATGCTGTTTTGCTCTCCGCAAAGTGCCAGACTTTGAGCTTATCGGAAGGGAAGCTCAAAACCCAGAGCGAAATCGATGCTGTATTGGCTAAACTCGACCGCCATGTCAGAGACAGTGAGATCTTGATCAAGAGCGGTGTGCTATCTGACGGTGTCGTTTTTGAGTCGAAGAGAGAGGCTGTGAGAGCTGAGTCGAGGAGTTTGATAACTCGGTTGCAGATTGGGTCTGCTGAGTCGAAGAACTCGGCGTTGGATTTGCTTTTGGAGCTTTTACAAGGGGATGACAAGAATGTGATGATCGCTGTGGCTCAAGGCGTGGTGCCTGTGTTGGTGAAATTGCTTGATTCGAGCTCGTTCGAGATGAAAGAGAAAGCTGTGAGTTTGATTTCGAGGATTTCATTGGTGGATTCGAGCAAGCACGTGGTGATTGCGGAGGGTCTTTTGCTTTTGAACCATTTGTTGAGAGTTTTGGACTCTGGGAGTGCTTTTGCTAAAGAAAAAGCATGTGTGGCACTTCAAGTTCTGACCTTTAGCAAAGAAAACGCACGGGCTATTGGTTCTCGAGGTGGGATTTCATCGTTGTTGGAGATTTGTCAAGAGGGTACTCCTGGTTCTCAAGCTTTTGCAACTGGGGTTCTGAGAAATCTTGCTTTGTTTAGTGAAATTAAAGAGAATTTCGTTGAGGAAAATGGGGTTGGTGTTCTTTTGGGGGTTATGAATTCTGGGACTGCTTTGGCTCAAGAAAATGCAATTGGGTGTTTGTGTAATTTGGTTTCTGATGATGAAAGTTTGAAGCTTTTGGTTTTTAGGGAAGATGGGGTTCAGTGTTTGATGAATTTCTGGGACTctaatagtaataacaataGGGCTCTTGAAGTGGCGGTGGAATTGTTATGTCACTTGGCTTCTTGTCAAACTATTGCTGAAGTTTTTGTTTCAGAAGGGGTTATAGGTAGGCTTATGGGGGTCTTGAATTGTGGTGTGTTGGGTGTGAGAGTTGCGGCTGCTAAAGCTGTTTATGAGTTGGGGTTTAGTACTAGAACTCGAAAGGAGATTGGTGAATGTGGGTGTGTTGGTCCTTTAATCAGAATGTTGGATGGTAAGGCTGTGGAAGAGAAAGAAGCTGCTGCAAAGGCTTTGTCAATTTTAATGTTGTATGCTGGGAATAAGAAGATTTTTAAGAAGGATGAGAGGGGGATTGTGAGTGCAGTTCTGCTTTTGGACCCTTTGGTTCAGAATTTGGATAAGAAATACCCTGTCTCCATATTGGCCTCGCTTGTGCATTCAAAGAATTGTAGGAAACAAATGGTTGCTGCTGGTGCTTGTCTGTTCTTGCAGAAGCTTGTTGGGATGGATATTGAGGGGTCTAAGAAGCTTCTTGATAGCCTCGGTCGGAGTAAGATATTGGGGGTGTTTTCCAGACCTTAGCAATGGAAAGTGAGCTCGAATTGGAACAAGCATGGTTATAGGAACATGAGGATGATTCGTTGATCTGTATGTAAAATTAGttgtgtttatttgttttcagtttttgtttatggttttaTCTGTTTTTATGTTTACAATCGCAGTTCGTTTGCTGTAGAGAGGAAAATGTTACGAGCTTCATTGTTGATGCATACTTCTTTGTAGAGACATAATCTTAGGTTTGGTTACCTAACTCGGTTGgagatgattgtttttttttttacccaaatacTCAATAATAAGTGTTGGTAGCTAAAATGTGAGCTTATACTTTGCCCTGATTGATAAGGGATTAAGGCTTAAGATGAATTCTTTCAAACTAACAACTCACAAGGTTGGTCTTCTTGCTCTTTCATTCTCGTTTGGCTGTATTTTATCTCTATGAGATGTTTGACTCCCGAAACAATTATCATGTTGAACATTGGatgaattttattattgatgCCAAATGTTAAgatattttgctaaaactagATTTCTACAAGAAAATATTGTGCCTTTGGCTTTGATTGTTATGAGTATCTAAAATTTTCCTTGCTGACCCCTTATATTAATGTGTATTTCATTGTGGCTTCTAGTCATTGTAAAGCATATCATTTAACTTATCTGGGTGGATCGAGTAATTAGTGTTTTGCCGTGCTTCAGAAACTTCTGAGTTCAGGTCAAGGATTAAAAATTCTTGGAATTTGCTTTTAGGCCATTACCTTAAATTCATGTTTCATAAGCTTCCCTTATGTAATAATAAACAAGTCTTTCTAGCTTTGAAACCAGGTAGATGCCTCTCATTTTCTTATTTCGCATTATAGTCTGGCCTCTAAAAGTGACTAAATTGATGTCTTAATTGGTTTGCCATGTAAGTAATAATTCAGATTGTCACATTAAATATATACTAGTTTGGTACCTTGATACATCTCTTTTTTAATGTCCACCTAATTGTGGGTCTAATGCATGTGCATTTGTTCTACGCGTTGCCCGAAATTGCAATCTTGTGTTGGCAGCAGCCTAAACAAGTAGGAGTATGCCTGAATCTATTTGCACTTTTAAGCTAAGTTCTTGTGttctaaaaaaaactatttggtTGAAACCTCCCTCTGCCTATGGCAAACGAGAATATTGAAGCCCTTTCTTAATGTCATTACCTTAGTTGAAAGTGAAGACAGCTCAACCATAGAATTTATTGGTCACTTCTGGatttttgtatgattttatattttagtttaagCATCTACCTTTTTCGATGGAACTATATTAAATTCATTAATGCTGTCTTTGGTAAAAGTGAACCTAAAGTTTCTGTATATGTCTGAGAATTACCCCACAGTTTATCAAATATCAAAAGTATGTATCCGAATAGATGACCCTTTAGCTTTAAGACAAAGAATGAAGCAGTTCAGTTTTTGGTTTACTTTTTAGCCTTGGATTGTTCTGTGGGTTAAGCAAACATGAAAGAGAAGGTTAGTGAATAATGGTCAATTTGTATAATATTAAATCTGGTACCGGCATTCTTTCAGTCAATCTTAGAGTTTTCATTGACATGCAATTAACTAACTGCATGAATTCCAGGTTCAACTTGTAGATTTACTTTGAGCTCCCATTCATTACACATGGAAGCAAgagaaacaataattttgaaTCCATTAGTGCCTCCACTTAAGCTACCACTTCAGAAGACAACAGGCCTAGCATGCACAATTCCTGTTGTGTTCTCTATTTTTGTAGGcaaagttaaaaatttagttGGTTGTAGATTGTAGTCTCTCTTTCTCGTAA
The Quercus lobata isolate SW786 chromosome 10, ValleyOak3.0 Primary Assembly, whole genome shotgun sequence DNA segment above includes these coding regions:
- the LOC115964129 gene encoding ARM REPEAT PROTEIN INTERACTING WITH ABF2 yields the protein MKASDNDPITLSTQLLSTLLNQISQTQSFKGKWGLIKTKLNDLQTQLTDFTDFPNSRSNPLSLDLLYSISHTLNDAVLLSAKCQTLSLSEGKLKTQSEIDAVLAKLDRHVRDSEILIKSGVLSDGVVFESKREAVRAESRSLITRLQIGSAESKNSALDLLLELLQGDDKNVMIAVAQGVVPVLVKLLDSSSFEMKEKAVSLISRISLVDSSKHVVIAEGLLLLNHLLRVLDSGSAFAKEKACVALQVLTFSKENARAIGSRGGISSLLEICQEGTPGSQAFATGVLRNLALFSEIKENFVEENGVGVLLGVMNSGTALAQENAIGCLCNLVSDDESLKLLVFREDGVQCLMNFWDSNSNNNRALEVAVELLCHLASCQTIAEVFVSEGVIGRLMGVLNCGVLGVRVAAAKAVYELGFSTRTRKEIGECGCVGPLIRMLDGKAVEEKEAAAKALSILMLYAGNKKIFKKDERGIVSAVLLLDPLVQNLDKKYPVSILASLVHSKNCRKQMVAAGACLFLQKLVGMDIEGSKKLLDSLGRSKILGVFSRP